In Phacochoerus africanus isolate WHEZ1 chromosome 16, ROS_Pafr_v1, whole genome shotgun sequence, one genomic interval encodes:
- the TCAF1 gene encoding TRPM8 channel-associated factor 1 isoform X2, translating into MATPSAAFEALMNGVTSWDVPEDAIPCELLLIGEASFPVMVNDMGQVLIAGSSYGRGRLVVVSHEDYLVEAQLTSFLLNAVGWLCSSPGAPVGVHPSLAPLAKILEGAGVEAKVEPEVKESLGVYCIDAYNETMTEKLVTFMKRGGGLLVGGQAWDWAHQGDDERVLFTFPGNLVTSVAGVYFTDNKGDTSLFKVSKKMPKIPVLVSCEDDLSEDRDELLHGISELDISNSDCFPSQLLVHGALAFPLGLDSYHGCVIAAARYGRGRVVVTGHKVLFTVGKLGPFLLNAVRWLDGGRRGKIVVQTELRTLSGLLAVGGIDTSIEPNLTSDASVYCFEPVSDVGVKELQEFVAEGGGLFVGAQAWWWAFKNPGVSPLARFPGNLLLNPFGISITSQSLNPGPFRTPKAGIRTYHFRSTLAEFQVIMGRKRGNVEKGWLAKLGPDGAAFLQIPAEDIPAYMSVHRLLRKLLSRYRLPVATRENPVINDCCRGAMLSLATGLAHSGSDLSLLVPEIEDMYSSPYLRPSESPITVEVNCNNPGTRYCWMSTGLYIPGRQIIEVSLPEAAASADLKVQIGCHTDDLTRASKLFRGPLVINRCCLDKATKSITCLWGGLLYIIVPQSSKLGTVPITVKGAVHAPYYKLGETSQEEWKRRVQENPGPWGELATDNIILTVPAANLRALENPEPLLRLWDEVMQAVARLGAEPFPLRLPQRIVADVQISVGWMHAGYPIMCHLESVQELINEKLIRTKGLWGPVHELGRNQQRQEWEFPPHTTEATCNLWCVYVHETVLGIPRGRANIALWPPVREKRVRIYLGKGPNVKNWNAWTALETYLQLQEAFGWEPFIRLFTEYRNQTNLPTDNVDKMNLWVKMFSHQVQKNLAPFFEAWAWPIQKEVATSLAYLPEWKENIMKLYLLTQM; encoded by the exons ATGGCGACTCCCTCTGCCGCCTTTGAGGCCCTGATGAACGGAGTGACAAGCTGGGACGTCCCCGAAGACGCCATCCCCTGTGAACTGCTCCTCATCGGCGAGGCCTCCTTCCCGGTGATGGTGAATGACATGGGCCAGGTCCTCATCGCCGGCTCCTCCTACGGCCGAGGCCGCCTGGTGGTGGTGTCGCACGAGGACTACCTGGTGGAAGCCCAGCTCACTTCGTTTCTCCTCAATGCCGTGGGCTGGCTTTGCTCTTCCCCTGGCGCACCCGTTGGCGTACACCCCTCCCTGGCACCTCTGGCCAAAATCCTCGAGGGCGCGGGCGTGGAGGCAAAGGTCGAGCCGGAAGTGAAAGAGTCCCTGGGGGTTTACTGCATTGATGCCTACAACGAGACCATGACCGAAAAGTTGGTCACGTTCATGAAGCGTGGAGGAGGCTTGCTGGTCGGAGGCCAAGCCTGGGACTGGGCCCACCAGGGCGATGATGAGAGGGTTCTCTTCACCTTCCCTGGGAACCTCGTGACCAGCGTGGCCGGCGTGTACTTCACCGACAACAAAGGGGACACGAGTCTCTTTAAAGTCTCCAAGAAGATGCCCAAGATCCCGGTCTTAGTGAG TTGCGAGGATGATCTCTCCGAGGACAGAGATGAGCTCCTGCACGGGATCTCCGAGCTGGACATCAGCAACTCGGACTGTTTCCCATCCCAGCTGCTCGTGCACGGCGCTTTAGCCTTTCCCCTGGGGCTCGATTCCTACCACGGCTGTGTCATAGCGGCGGCGCGCTACGGCCGGGGCCGGGTGGTGGTGACCGGCCACAAGGTCCTATTCACTGTCGGCAAACTGGGCCCCTTCCTGCTCAATGCCGTCCGCTGGCTGGACGGGGGCCGCAGAGGCAAGATCGTGGTGCAGACGGAACTGAGGACTCTGAGCGGGCTGCTCGCGGTCGGGGGCATAGACACCAGCATTGAGCCCAATCTGACCAGCGATGCGAGCGTCTATTGCTTCGAGCCCGTGAGTGATGTGGGGGTCAAGGAGCTGCAGGAGTTTGTGGCGGAGGGCGGGGGCCTGTTCGTTGGCGCCCAGGCCTGGTGGTGGGCCTTCAAGAACCCGGGAGTGTCCCCTCTGGCTCGGTTCCCGGGAAACCTCCTCCTGAACCCCTTTGGCATCAGCATCACCAGCCAAAGCCTCAATCCCGGGCCCTTCCGTACCCCTAAGGCAGGGATAAGGACCTATCACTTCCGCTCCACCCTGGCCGAGTTCCAGGTGATCATGGGCCGGAAGAGAGGGAACGTGGAGAAGGGCTGGCTGGCAAAGCTAGGACCGGATGGTGCAGCTTTCCTGCAGATCCCTGCGGAAGACATCCCCGCCTACATGTCAGTGCACCGGCTCCTGCGGAAGCTGCTCAGTCGCTACCGGCTGCCGGTAGCCACCCGAGAGAACCCCGTCATCAATGACTGCTGCAGGGGTGCCATGCTCTCCCTGGCCACTGGGCTGGCCCACTCCGGAAGTGACCTCTCTCTCTTGGTCCCGGAAATTGAAGATATGTACAGCAGCCCCTATCTGCGTCCCTCGGAATCTCCCATCACGGTGGAGGTCAACTGCAACAATCCAG GCACCAGGTATTGCTGGATGAGTACTGGGCTCTACATACCTGGAAGGCAAATTATAGAGGTCTCGCTGCCTGAAGCGGCTGCCTCTGCTGACCTAAAG GTTCAGATCGGCTGCCACACCGACGACCTGACCCGGGCCAGCAAGCTGTTCCGAGGCCCCCTCGTGATTAACCGCTGCTGCCTGGACAAGGCCACGAAGTCCATCACCTGCCTCTGGGGGGGGCTTCTCTACATCATCGTGCCTCAGAGCAGCAAGCTGGGCACTGTGCCCATCACGGTTAAGGGGGCTGTGCACGCTCCCTACTACAAGCTGG GAGAGACATCCCAGGAGGAGTGGAAGAGGCGGGTCCAGGAGAACCCAGGTCCCTGGGGAGAGCTGGCTACAGACAACATCATCCTGACCGTGCCAGCCGCCAACCTTCGCGCCCTGGAGAACCCTGAGCCTCTGCTCCGCCTCTGGGACGAAGTGATGCAGGCTGTGGCCCGGCTGGGAGCTGAGCCCTTTCCCCTGCGGCTGCCTCAGAGGATCGTCGCCGACGTGCAGATCTCAGTTG GCTGGATGCATGCAGGCTACCCCATCATGTGCCACCTGGAGTCGGTGCAGGAGCTCATCAATGAGAAACTCATCAGAACCAAGGGGCTGTGGGGCCCTGTGCACGAGCTCGGCCGCAACCAGCAACGgcaggagtgggagttcccgccacACACCACCGAGGCCACCTGCAACCTGTGGTGTGTCTACGTGCACGAGACGGTCCTGGGCATCCCTCGTGGACGTGCCAATATTGCTCTGTGGCCCCCAGTTCGGGAGAAGAGAGTCAGAATCTACCTGGGCAAGGGTCCCAATGTGAAAAACTGGAACGCGTGGACGGCGCTGGAAACATACTTACAG cTCCAGGAGGCCTTCGGGTGGGAGCCATTCATCCGTCTCTTCACCGAGTACAGGAACCAGACCAACCTGCCCACCGACAACGTCGACAAGATGAACCTGTGGGTGAAGATGTTCTCCCACCAAGTGCAGAAGAACCTGGCCCCGTTCTTCGAGGCCTGGGCCTGGCCGATCCAGAAGGAGGTGGCGACCAGCCTGGCCTATCTGCCTGAATGGaaggaaaatattatgaaattgtACCTCCTCACACAGATGTAA
- the TCAF1 gene encoding TRPM8 channel-associated factor 1 isoform X1, protein MATPSAAFEALMNGVTSWDVPEDAIPCELLLIGEASFPVMVNDMGQVLIAGSSYGRGRLVVVSHEDYLVEAQLTSFLLNAVGWLCSSPGAPVGVHPSLAPLAKILEGAGVEAKVEPEVKESLGVYCIDAYNETMTEKLVTFMKRGGGLLVGGQAWDWAHQGDDERVLFTFPGNLVTSVAGVYFTDNKGDTSLFKVSKKMPKIPVLVSCEDDLSEDRDELLHGISELDISNSDCFPSQLLVHGALAFPLGLDSYHGCVIAAARYGRGRVVVTGHKVLFTVGKLGPFLLNAVRWLDGGRRGKIVVQTELRTLSGLLAVGGIDTSIEPNLTSDASVYCFEPVSDVGVKELQEFVAEGGGLFVGAQAWWWAFKNPGVSPLARFPGNLLLNPFGISITSQSLNPGPFRTPKAGIRTYHFRSTLAEFQVIMGRKRGNVEKGWLAKLGPDGAAFLQIPAEDIPAYMSVHRLLRKLLSRYRLPVATRENPVINDCCRGAMLSLATGLAHSGSDLSLLVPEIEDMYSSPYLRPSESPITVEVNCNNPGTRYCWMSTGLYIPGRQIIEVSLPEAAASADLKVQIGCHTDDLTRASKLFRGPLVINRCCLDKATKSITCLWGGLLYIIVPQSSKLGTVPITVKGAVHAPYYKLGETSQEEWKRRVQENPGPWGELATDNIILTVPAANLRALENPEPLLRLWDEVMQAVARLGAEPFPLRLPQRIVADVQISVGWMHAGYPIMCHLESVQELINEKLIRTKGLWGPVHELGRNQQRQEWEFPPHTTEATCNLWCVYVHETVLGIPRGRANIALWPPVREKRVRIYLGKGPNVKNWNAWTALETYLQLQEAFGWEPFIRLFTEYRNQTNLPTDNVDKMNLWVKMFSHQVQKNLAPFFEAWAWPIQKEVATSLAYLPEWKENIMKLYLLTQMPH, encoded by the exons ATGGCGACTCCCTCTGCCGCCTTTGAGGCCCTGATGAACGGAGTGACAAGCTGGGACGTCCCCGAAGACGCCATCCCCTGTGAACTGCTCCTCATCGGCGAGGCCTCCTTCCCGGTGATGGTGAATGACATGGGCCAGGTCCTCATCGCCGGCTCCTCCTACGGCCGAGGCCGCCTGGTGGTGGTGTCGCACGAGGACTACCTGGTGGAAGCCCAGCTCACTTCGTTTCTCCTCAATGCCGTGGGCTGGCTTTGCTCTTCCCCTGGCGCACCCGTTGGCGTACACCCCTCCCTGGCACCTCTGGCCAAAATCCTCGAGGGCGCGGGCGTGGAGGCAAAGGTCGAGCCGGAAGTGAAAGAGTCCCTGGGGGTTTACTGCATTGATGCCTACAACGAGACCATGACCGAAAAGTTGGTCACGTTCATGAAGCGTGGAGGAGGCTTGCTGGTCGGAGGCCAAGCCTGGGACTGGGCCCACCAGGGCGATGATGAGAGGGTTCTCTTCACCTTCCCTGGGAACCTCGTGACCAGCGTGGCCGGCGTGTACTTCACCGACAACAAAGGGGACACGAGTCTCTTTAAAGTCTCCAAGAAGATGCCCAAGATCCCGGTCTTAGTGAG TTGCGAGGATGATCTCTCCGAGGACAGAGATGAGCTCCTGCACGGGATCTCCGAGCTGGACATCAGCAACTCGGACTGTTTCCCATCCCAGCTGCTCGTGCACGGCGCTTTAGCCTTTCCCCTGGGGCTCGATTCCTACCACGGCTGTGTCATAGCGGCGGCGCGCTACGGCCGGGGCCGGGTGGTGGTGACCGGCCACAAGGTCCTATTCACTGTCGGCAAACTGGGCCCCTTCCTGCTCAATGCCGTCCGCTGGCTGGACGGGGGCCGCAGAGGCAAGATCGTGGTGCAGACGGAACTGAGGACTCTGAGCGGGCTGCTCGCGGTCGGGGGCATAGACACCAGCATTGAGCCCAATCTGACCAGCGATGCGAGCGTCTATTGCTTCGAGCCCGTGAGTGATGTGGGGGTCAAGGAGCTGCAGGAGTTTGTGGCGGAGGGCGGGGGCCTGTTCGTTGGCGCCCAGGCCTGGTGGTGGGCCTTCAAGAACCCGGGAGTGTCCCCTCTGGCTCGGTTCCCGGGAAACCTCCTCCTGAACCCCTTTGGCATCAGCATCACCAGCCAAAGCCTCAATCCCGGGCCCTTCCGTACCCCTAAGGCAGGGATAAGGACCTATCACTTCCGCTCCACCCTGGCCGAGTTCCAGGTGATCATGGGCCGGAAGAGAGGGAACGTGGAGAAGGGCTGGCTGGCAAAGCTAGGACCGGATGGTGCAGCTTTCCTGCAGATCCCTGCGGAAGACATCCCCGCCTACATGTCAGTGCACCGGCTCCTGCGGAAGCTGCTCAGTCGCTACCGGCTGCCGGTAGCCACCCGAGAGAACCCCGTCATCAATGACTGCTGCAGGGGTGCCATGCTCTCCCTGGCCACTGGGCTGGCCCACTCCGGAAGTGACCTCTCTCTCTTGGTCCCGGAAATTGAAGATATGTACAGCAGCCCCTATCTGCGTCCCTCGGAATCTCCCATCACGGTGGAGGTCAACTGCAACAATCCAG GCACCAGGTATTGCTGGATGAGTACTGGGCTCTACATACCTGGAAGGCAAATTATAGAGGTCTCGCTGCCTGAAGCGGCTGCCTCTGCTGACCTAAAG GTTCAGATCGGCTGCCACACCGACGACCTGACCCGGGCCAGCAAGCTGTTCCGAGGCCCCCTCGTGATTAACCGCTGCTGCCTGGACAAGGCCACGAAGTCCATCACCTGCCTCTGGGGGGGGCTTCTCTACATCATCGTGCCTCAGAGCAGCAAGCTGGGCACTGTGCCCATCACGGTTAAGGGGGCTGTGCACGCTCCCTACTACAAGCTGG GAGAGACATCCCAGGAGGAGTGGAAGAGGCGGGTCCAGGAGAACCCAGGTCCCTGGGGAGAGCTGGCTACAGACAACATCATCCTGACCGTGCCAGCCGCCAACCTTCGCGCCCTGGAGAACCCTGAGCCTCTGCTCCGCCTCTGGGACGAAGTGATGCAGGCTGTGGCCCGGCTGGGAGCTGAGCCCTTTCCCCTGCGGCTGCCTCAGAGGATCGTCGCCGACGTGCAGATCTCAGTTG GCTGGATGCATGCAGGCTACCCCATCATGTGCCACCTGGAGTCGGTGCAGGAGCTCATCAATGAGAAACTCATCAGAACCAAGGGGCTGTGGGGCCCTGTGCACGAGCTCGGCCGCAACCAGCAACGgcaggagtgggagttcccgccacACACCACCGAGGCCACCTGCAACCTGTGGTGTGTCTACGTGCACGAGACGGTCCTGGGCATCCCTCGTGGACGTGCCAATATTGCTCTGTGGCCCCCAGTTCGGGAGAAGAGAGTCAGAATCTACCTGGGCAAGGGTCCCAATGTGAAAAACTGGAACGCGTGGACGGCGCTGGAAACATACTTACAG cTCCAGGAGGCCTTCGGGTGGGAGCCATTCATCCGTCTCTTCACCGAGTACAGGAACCAGACCAACCTGCCCACCGACAACGTCGACAAGATGAACCTGTGGGTGAAGATGTTCTCCCACCAAGTGCAGAAGAACCTGGCCCCGTTCTTCGAGGCCTGGGCCTGGCCGATCCAGAAGGAGGTGGCGACCAGCCTGGCCTATCTGCCTGAATGGaaggaaaatattatgaaattgtACCTCCTCACACAGAT gcCCCACTGA